From the Solanum lycopersicum chromosome 10, SLM_r2.1 genome, one window contains:
- the LOC104644426 gene encoding uncharacterized protein — protein sequence MLAISSPMISTNYINFGWLLEDSNSQQININPMEPLHSSSRKNLQHSDSNKFDEITINGGDHHQPDQTVKKLNHNASERDRRKKINDLYSSLRSLLPPSDHMKKPSIPSTISKILKYIPELQSEVERLVQKKEEFTSTYVFNRQKLGDFTKQKRTKGGIENSSFVISTSKLSDKEIVVQISTLKINKGSIGEAISQLEDEGLVLLNANSFETFEDRVFYTLHFQVEGTKMLAISSSSPPLFSTTTNNFGWLLEDLISHELTNSGETSNSSQKSLQHCDSNKFDQIIINSGDQYQPDQTVKKLNHNASERDRRKKINSLYSSLRSLLPPSDHTKKLSIPSTVSRILKYIPELQSEVERLVQKKEEFTSKNILNKPKRIKGGIENSSFVISTSELGDKEIVIQISTLKINKGSISEAISQLEDEGLVLLNATSFETFEDRVFYTLHFQVEGSMVVEVDMLRDKLSSYFENEENLL from the exons ATGCTAGCCATTTCTTCTCCTATGATTTCtactaattatattaattttggtTGGCTTTTGGAAGATTCAAATAGCCAACAAATTAACATTAATCCCatggaacctcttcattcaTCATCACGAAAAAACCTTCAACACTCtgattcaaataaatttgatgaGATTACTATCAACGGTGGTGATCATCATCAACCCGATCAAACGGTGAAGAAGCTTAATCATAACGCAAGTGAACGTGATCGTAGAAAGAAAATCAACGACTTATATTCTTCTCTTCGTTCTTTACTTCCTCCTTCTGATCATATG AAAAAGCCAAGTATTCcatcaacaatatcaaaaatTCTAAAGTACATACCAGAGTTACAAAGTGAAGTGGAAAGATTGgttcaaaagaaagaagaatttaCATCAACATATGTTTTCAATAGACAAAAATTAGGTGattttaccaaacaaaaaagaacaaaaggaGGAATTGAGAATTCTTCATTTGTTATTTCAACAAGTAAATTAAGTGATAAAGAAATAGTTGTTCAAATATCAACTTTGAAGATCAATAAAGGTTCAATTGGTGAGGCTATTTCACAATTAGAAGATGAAGGACTTGTTCTACTAAATGCAAATTCTTTTGAAACTTTTGAAGATAGAGTATTCTATACCTTGCATTTTCAG GTTGAAGGAA CAAAAATGTTAgccatttcttcttcttctcctcctttattttctactactactaataatttTGGTTGGCTTTTGGAAGATCTTATAAGCCATGAATTAACAAATAGTGGAGAAACTTCAAATTCATCTCAAAAAAGCCTTCAACATTGtgattcaaataaatttgatcaaattattATCAACAGTGGTGATCAGTATCAACCTGATCAGACGGTTAAGAAGCTTAATCATAACGCAAGTGAACGTGACCGTAGAAAGAAAATCAACAGCTTATATTCTTCTCTTCGTTCTTTACTACCTCCTTCTGATCATAcg AAAAAGCTAAGCATTCCATCAACAGTATCAAGAATTCTAAAGTACATACCAGAATTACAAAGTGAAGTTGAAAGATTGgttcaaaagaaagaagaatttacatcaaaaaatattttgaataaaccAAAAAGAATAAAAGGAGGAATTGAGAATTCTTCATTTGTTATTTCAACAAGTGAATTAGGTGACAAAGAAATAGTGATTCAAATATCAACTTTGAAGATCAATAAAGGTTCAATTAGTGAGGCTATTTCACAATTAGAAGATGAAGGACTTGTTCTACTAAATGCAACTTCTTTTGAGACTTTTGAAGATAGAGTATTCTACACATTGCATTTTCAG GTTGAAGGAAGTATGGTAGTTGAGGTTGACATGTTAAGAGACAAGCTATCATCATATTTTGAGAATGAAGAAAACTTATTATGA